One window from the genome of Burkholderia sp. FERM BP-3421 encodes:
- a CDS encoding c-type cytochrome, with translation MVAGMLAQVAPAWPASDVSPHVAPPRIIDDLPAHYAADLDAATRAQVARGRYVARLGDCVACHTGDKSRPLAGGLALQTPFGELHSTNITPDPATGIGRYRFEQFDRAMRRGVAADGHHLYPAMPYPSYAKISPEDMRALYSYLMQGVAPVRQANRPLALRFPFNQRWGLALWNRAFLDAVPFKADAARGVEWNRGAYIVQGLGHCGACHTPRGLGFQEKTMSDAGAGGRDYLAGETVEGWRALSLRALWTPPETAEMLKTGRNRYGTVSGNMVDVVQHSTQYMSDGDLLAVGVYLKSLPAAEHDKPMQVAQGPAPAIAPAPEAASREPAALYTSRGGLGYLQFCNDCHRADGAGVRDVFPPLAGNTALRSEDPSTLIHIMLTGWRSAQTVRHARVLTMPAFSPLGDQEIAEILNFVRSSWGRADARAIGAGEVGRMRRQLHAGHGGDTRFETPRLADMLGEPNAGQLTQGARLNLDTRRMLPGQVGNALNCASCHLNAGTVADGSPYVGLSAFFPSYAPRAGRVISLAERINGCFLRSMNGKPLPPDSADMKAMVAYFDWMRRETRPGDTVEGRGVGKISNRIVPDAGNGRKVYAAQCAMCHGGDGEGVKNAAGGWVYPPLWGDDSFNLGAGMARTYTAAAFVKRNMPIAFHDRFPLGQGGLTDQETVDVAEYFTHQPRPDFAGKVKDWPKDRKPADARY, from the coding sequence ATGGTGGCGGGCATGCTCGCCCAGGTCGCGCCGGCGTGGCCGGCCTCCGATGTGTCGCCGCATGTCGCGCCGCCCCGGATCATCGACGACCTGCCCGCCCACTATGCCGCGGATCTCGACGCCGCGACGCGCGCCCAGGTGGCGCGCGGGCGCTACGTGGCGCGTCTCGGCGATTGCGTGGCCTGCCATACGGGCGACAAGTCCAGGCCCCTGGCGGGCGGCCTGGCGCTGCAAACGCCGTTCGGCGAACTGCATTCGACCAACATCACGCCCGATCCGGCGACCGGCATCGGACGCTATCGCTTCGAGCAGTTCGATCGCGCGATGCGCCGGGGCGTGGCCGCCGACGGCCATCACCTGTATCCGGCGATGCCCTATCCGTCGTACGCGAAGATCTCGCCGGAGGACATGCGGGCGCTGTACAGCTATCTGATGCAGGGCGTGGCCCCGGTCCGGCAGGCCAACCGGCCGCTCGCGCTGCGCTTCCCGTTCAACCAGCGCTGGGGCCTCGCGCTGTGGAACCGGGCCTTTCTCGACGCTGTGCCCTTCAAGGCCGACGCCGCGCGCGGCGTGGAATGGAATCGCGGCGCCTATATCGTCCAGGGGCTCGGGCACTGCGGCGCGTGTCATACGCCGCGGGGCCTCGGGTTCCAGGAAAAGACCATGTCGGACGCCGGGGCCGGCGGCCGCGACTACCTCGCGGGCGAGACCGTCGAGGGCTGGCGCGCGCTCAGCCTGCGCGCGCTGTGGACGCCGCCGGAGACGGCCGAGATGCTCAAGACCGGGCGCAATCGCTACGGCACGGTGTCGGGCAACATGGTGGACGTGGTCCAACACAGCACGCAGTACATGAGCGACGGCGACCTGCTCGCCGTCGGCGTCTATCTCAAGTCGCTGCCCGCCGCCGAGCACGACAAGCCGATGCAGGTGGCGCAAGGTCCGGCGCCGGCGATCGCGCCGGCTCCCGAGGCCGCGTCGCGGGAGCCGGCCGCGCTCTACACCTCGCGCGGCGGCTTGGGATATCTGCAATTCTGCAACGACTGCCACCGTGCGGATGGGGCCGGGGTTCGCGACGTGTTTCCGCCGTTGGCGGGCAATACCGCGTTGCGCTCGGAGGATCCGTCGACGCTGATCCACATCATGCTGACGGGCTGGCGTTCGGCGCAGACCGTGCGTCATGCGCGGGTGCTCACGATGCCGGCGTTTTCGCCGCTCGGCGATCAGGAGATCGCGGAGATTCTCAATTTCGTGCGCAGCAGCTGGGGCCGCGCCGATGCGCGGGCCATCGGCGCGGGCGAGGTCGGGCGGATGCGGCGGCAACTGCATGCGGGGCACGGCGGCGACACGCGGTTCGAGACGCCGCGCCTCGCCGACATGCTCGGCGAGCCCAACGCGGGCCAGCTCACGCAGGGGGCGCGCCTGAACCTCGACACGCGGCGGATGTTGCCCGGACAGGTCGGCAACGCCCTGAACTGCGCGAGCTGCCACCTCAATGCCGGGACGGTCGCCGACGGTTCGCCGTATGTCGGCCTCTCGGCGTTCTTTCCGAGCTATGCGCCGCGCGCCGGCCGGGTGATCTCGCTGGCGGAGCGCATCAACGGCTGCTTCCTGCGCTCGATGAACGGCAAGCCGCTGCCGCCGGACTCGGCGGACATGAAGGCGATGGTGGCCTATTTCGACTGGATGCGCCGCGAGACCCGGCCCGGCGACACGGTCGAAGGGCGCGGCGTCGGCAAGATCAGCAACCGGATCGTGCCGGACGCCGGCAACGGCAGGAAGGTCTACGCGGCGCAGTGCGCGATGTGCCACGGCGGGGACGGGGAGGGGGTGAAGAACGCCGCGGGCGGATGGGTGTACCCGCCGCTCTGGGGCGACGACTCGTTCAACCTTGGCGCGGGCATGGCGCGTACCTATACGGCGGCCGCCTTCGTGAAGCGCAACATGCCGATCGCGTTCCATGACCGCTTCCCGCTCGGACAGGGGGGCCTGACCGATCAGGAAACGGTGGATGTCGCGGAATATTTCACGCATCAGCCGCGTCCGGACTTCGCGGGCAAGGTCAAGGACTGGCCGAAGGACAGGAAGCCGGCCGACGCGCGGTATTGA